The proteins below come from a single Lepeophtheirus salmonis chromosome 4, UVic_Lsal_1.4, whole genome shotgun sequence genomic window:
- the LOC121116060 gene encoding LOW QUALITY PROTEIN: lysosomal cobalamin transporter ABCD4 (The sequence of the model RefSeq protein was modified relative to this genomic sequence to represent the inferred CDS: deleted 2 bases in 1 codon) yields the protein MISNLNNSHFPALTRNYKVNWEFIKRIFTIHKIIFSKWTSVLIFILLIAVCGLEQFLAYNTGLIAGNFYEVLLNKDMKGFQMQVLISMGFIMGIAVAMTFRMYVSNILSLFFRAILTRRLHGSYFNENEFYRINVILRELHIDNPDQRMTADIDIFCRAYGDMMSRLITSPFVIAYYSWDAYTRAGWTGPVGVYVFFLLGTFINILLMSPLSKKVFNLERREGDFRYKHVFVRDHSEEMAIMSASKREYKSTNDKLKKLVVAQQSLYNREAFLDLSTNLFNYMGAILSYLIIAVPIFMGYYDYMDKATLGKQISQNSFVCMTLVYNFTQLIDLATKVANMSGVTHRIVELLEVMDEEPEESSYQDCLEYRTHVLQSRGGREVVLINNVTLTPPFSDRILIENLDLKILKGQRLLITGSSSSGKTSILRHIRGLWKARIGRTVVNAKKVYYLPQNPIFTDGSLIENMIYPSERDPTLDDSWFIEQLIALELNHLLERYSLRADRSHWVDILSPGEMQRICFIRIFYHAPDLIILDEATSSLPTYAEGVIYEKLDQTFSDATIISVGHRESLREFHDLELQLTNGRTWSLIDLNQSRIEEEEKQRSLSSCSSPDT from the exons ATGATTTCGAATTTAAACAATAGTCATTTCCCTGCTCTGACTCGCAATTATAAAGTGAATTGGGAGTTTATCAAAAGGATATTCactatacataaaattatcttCTCCAAATGGACGTCCGTTCTTATATTTATCCTGCTCATTGCAGTCTGTGGACTAGAGCAATTCCTGGCCTACAACACTGGATTGATTGCTGGAAACTTCTATGAAGTACTTCTCAATAAGGATATGAAGGGATTTCAAATGCAGGTTTTGATAAGTATGGGATTTATAATGGGAATTGCCGTAGCCATGACATTTCGAATGTACGTTTCCAACATACTCTCACTCTTTTTCCGGGCCATCCTCACCCGTCGTCTTCATGGatcatatttcaatgaaaatgaattttatcgTATCAACGTCATCCTACGTGAGCTGCATATTGATAATCCGGATCAAAGAATGACGGCGGATATTGATATTTTCTGCCGTGCCTATGGTGACATGATGTCACGTCTCATCACGTCTCCATTCGTCATTGCTTATTATTCATGGGATGCTTACACAAGAGCGGGTTGGACTGGGCCCGTGGGTGTTTATGTTTTCTTTCTATTGGGAACTTTCATCAATATATTGCTCATGTCGCCACTCTCTAAGAAAGTATTTAATCTGGAACGGAGAGAAGGAGACTTTCGCTACAAACACGTCTTTGTTCGAGACCACTCTGAGGAAATGGCAATCATGTCGGCTTCAAAGCGGGAGTATAAAAGTACAAATGATAAACTAAAGAAGTTAGTTGTGGCTCAACAGAGTCTCTATAATCGAGAGGCGTTCTTGGATTTGTCTACgaatttattcaattacatGGGTGCTATTCTGAGCTATCTCATCATCGCTGTCCCCATATTTATGGGATACTATGACTATATGGACAAGGCTACACTTGGGAAGCAAATATCCCAGAATTCCTTTGTTTGTATGACTTTGGTCTATAATTTTACTCAACTGATTGATTTGGCTACTAAAGTTGCCAACATGTCTGGAGTGACGCATCGAATCGTTGAGCTTCTCGAGGTGATGGACGAGGAACCAGAAGAGTCTTCCTATCAGGATTGTTTAGAATATAGAACCCATGTTCTCCAATCCAGAGGAGGGAGG GAAGTTGTTTTGATCAATAATGTGACTCTTACACCTCCCTTCTCAGATCGTATTCTCATTGAAAACCTGGATCTCAAAATATTGAAAGGACAAAGACTCTTAATCACAGGTTCTAGTTCATCTGGAAAAACTTCCATTCTTAGACATATCCGTGGTCTTTGGAAGGCTCGAATCGGAAGAACTGTTGTGAATGCCAAAAAAGTGTATTATCTTCCACAAAACCCAATCTTTACTGACGGATCCcttattgaaaatatgatttatccCTCAGAGAGAGATCCAACCCTCGATGATTCCTGGTTCATTGAACAACTAATTGCTCTTGAATTGAATCATTTACTGGAGAGGTATTCACTTAGAGCGGATCGAAGTCATTGGGTTGACATCCTTTCTCCAGGAGAGATGCAAAGGATCTGCTTTATTCGGATATTTTATCATGCTCCTGATTTGATCATTTTGGACGAAGCCACCTCTTCTCTTCCCACGTATGCGGAGGGAGTCATCTACGAAAAATTGGATCAAACTTTCTCGGATGCAACCATCATCAGTGTTGGGCATAGAGAATCTCTCAGAGAGTTTCATGATTTGGAGTTACAGCTTACAAATGGTAGAACTTGGAGCTTGATTGACTTGAATCAAAGTAGAatagaagaggaagaaaaacaGAGGAGTTTGAGCTCTTGTTCCTCACCTGATACTTGA